The Hypanus sabinus isolate sHypSab1 unplaced genomic scaffold, sHypSab1.hap1 scaffold_62, whole genome shotgun sequence DNA window GCAATGGTACACAAGGCCTTAGTTCCCAGGGTGTCTTCATGGGCCATCCggaaatgatttcagctggtgacaaccctgttttcccctgtggggtaacCCTCATGTGGAATCAGGCTAATGGtaggaccttcaaccaagtgagtccagtctccgctgttagtctggccagtttactcttcagagtgccattggctctttccactcTCCCAGCGGCCTGTGGGTGGTGTACACcgtggaattgttgcttgatagctagttcGTTTGGTACCCCTTCGTATACTTTCAccacaaagtgtgggccattgtgagagctcagcatctctggcaggccaTACTTGGGAATTATTTCCCATAATAATAACTTCACAACAGACATAGTAGTATTAttggtagttggaatagcttcaacccatctactaaacacatctataatatctaaacagtatctatagcaatgtactctaggcaattcaataaaatcaacttgtagacacAAAAAGGGTCCACCTGGCAAGGGACTCGTACCCGGTGTGCAGGgtacaggttaccaaccattccctcctttcagGTGTGTCAAATCATGTATATGATCgaccaatattggtaaaaactgtgtaggaacacaaacctgtcccgcTGGAGTAATACAAATAGCTAGATTGGGTTCTTTCTagcaccccatctgggaccacaaTTTGCGCTGCTGCTCAGAGATGTCCCCATGAAAAGTATGTACCTCCCGCATGTCTGGCAAACCTGTTCTGCTTATGACACAGAGGGTTGCCTGATGGGAACCCGAGGAGACTACAACTACTAGGATTGTGCCACACTTTTCGCTGTCTCATCCGCTAAAGCATTGCATTTAGTGACTCAGTCAACATGTGGGTGTAGGCCGCTCATTAAATAACAGCCAAAGCTCGAGATAGCTGTAGAGCGGTgtgtaagttgtttacaaaggtggcattactaatggggtggccagaggaagacaggaatccccatgttcccagagagccccgtagtcatgtacagttccaaatgcataacgggagtctgtgtaaacgttcccactttagtctgttgctgggatacaggcacgagtcagagcaaacagctcagccttctgggcggagacagctgcttcaaaagaggccttCTCAATTACTTCACTGTCCGTCACTATTGTATAGTCAGAATATCGTTttcctgctggatccacaaaagagcttccatcctCAAGGAACGTTACCTCGGGCTAGAGGGGGTTTTGAGGaagggatgggagagtctgtccttctttcacggtGATTCAGACAGGGGGCAGTTGGTGCAGTCAACTTCATTGCCTGAAATTGAGCAGAGATTGTGTGCAATGTCTTGGGTTCAGTCAATTTTAAAAGAGAGTCTTACCAGATGTCCCGTCTTCACCTCAATGTCCTTCCAGTATCGGAGTTGGCCCAcggccaagtcttgccagtctcccttggtgctggaggcttgtttcctCAGGGTGAAGGCAATGAACTCTAGGCTCTTTGacttgaacccagggcaaacaCTAACGATGGTACGGGGAGCCACCAGTCCTGTCTGTCACCAAAGGAAATCCGGAACTTCAGCCAGTAATGTGCTGCCctcttttccttaatcctgtccaatcACCATGACTGGGAACCTCTCTCGCTCGAGGGGTGCATAATATTGGCTTTCCTCAATGAGCACCCCATAGTGTCAtagcacagagtcacatgaggGTCGGCCGCTGACGGAAGGGGTTCAAACTCGGTGGAGTCCAGATTAATTGCCCACTACTGGGGATTCGGAAACTGGAGAAGCTGTCGGTTGTTCACTAGTCCCAGAGTGACACCCTTGTCTGTGTCTCCACTACTCCTGtcctccacaatcagctcctttgtttttgtgataatgagggagagtttgttttcttgataccagtcagatattgttcagacctcagacagagtcagcaatcaaatggttgagcatggtgcaatgaATGTGCTGAGCCGTGTAtagcacaatgcaagaagcattgtaggaaagcctgatgagctcaggacagggaattatgatattgtggccattatagggacttggttgcacccaacaggtggagggatttagaggaacaaatttgcagagcaATCACggaccatgccaagaaacaaaggttgagatTGTAagcaattttaactttccatatattgactgggactcccatactgtaaaaggaccagatggggtagagtttgtcaaatgtgcccttaattggTACGTAAAATTcccgatgtagaagtgtgcaataagctgttcaGCAATGatcagggctggtgacagaagttagtgatcataatgccatgaaattcaaaaaaaagatgaaaaaagagaggtctggaccatgggttgagattctatatTGGataaaggtcaattttgatggtatcagaaaggatctgacaagtgtggattgggacaagctGTTTACTGACAAAGGAGTACattgtaagtgggaggccttcagaagtgcaATTTTGAGGATATGGTGTTTGTATGTGCCTAACAATGTAACAGTTGAAACGTAACTGGTGCAGGGTATCTTGGCTTTCTGGCTATATTGAAGCCCCAGATATTTTGTTCCTTTAAATGCCTCAGACtattgggtgctaccaagactcattaatcatcatccatgccctgagctcatctgaacATTTTCatcgtcttctgttggtttctagcTTCCCAATagcttttgctcttttgtttgccctctctttggcttttatgttggctttagctTCTCAATTCAACTATGGTTGTGTCCTCCTGGTTTCCAGTGCTTTCACTTCTTTGGGATATGTCGATCACTCAGCtgccgaattgctcccagaaactccagccattgctgctccgttgtcacaccaaccttttcccttccaaacaagtttgtccagcttctctgtcatagaatAATGGAGACGTTCaaaatggaaacaggccatttggcccatctagtcaatgccaaaaaaacatttaagctgtctatTGCAACTACCTGCACCGAACCCATCaccctccatacacctaccatccaggcttCCATCAAAACCTCTTTGAAATGGTGAAACCGAGCTcgtattcaccacttgtgctgacatgtcattccatactctcacgaccatttcagtaaagagcttttccaaatgttcccattaaattttaaccttccccacttacccatgacctctggttgccatcccacccaacctcagtggaaaaagctgcttgcatttaccctataccctcataatcttgtatacttctGACAATTTCCCAAAGCTATGTACAAtgtccttgtttatgtttagagccttttttacgtGTATAggttgatgaggggcattgatcatgtggataggtagaggtttattcccagggctgaaatggctaacacgaaggggcatagttttatggtgcttggaaatagataccgaggggatgtcaggggtaagatttttacccagagagtggtgggtgcgtggaatgcactgcaggctatttgtgtgagagtattTCAGTTACAGTGGGGCCAGGAGCCCGTGCTGCTCAGTGGGAAGAGGACCAATATCAATGGcaagagtcaaactgagccaggtcacagattggagatgggagagatgCCCCATTCTtaaagagacaggaagagcatcagagagtttgatggtcattccaggtaccagcactgtgcccagttagaagatgatttctctttccaacttgggttgaacttcactgtaaaaGTGTGTTGCCAGATCACACTttgacaactcaagtgatctcatatgAAAAGTTGCCCCAcacacattgatggattttgtaaatcttcttACAGGCTAAGAACAAGGAATTTATCTacgggaatctcgaacacaacacaccaattttgctgtctctgtccagatatttaagaagtggagcaagggattcactcgatcatccttcctgctcaggctgtggggagggattcacttggtcatctgaccgactggcaAAGAGGTAATTTTacacggggagaggccgttcatttgCTCAGACTGTGAGAATGGTTTCAGTGGGTCTTCTCAACTGAatgtacatcagcgagttcacactgaggagaggccgttcacctgctcggaatgtgggaagggattcacctactcatcccaactgaagatacatcagcgaattcacactggagagaggccattcacctgctcagactgtgggaagggattcacacaattAGCTggcctacaagcacaccagtctgttcacactggggagaggccgttcacctgctcagactgtgggaagggattcacttcgtcatctcaactgaaggtacatcagcgagttcacactggggagaggccgttcaactgctcagactgtggaaagggattcacacagttagctaacctacaagcacaccagtcagttcacactggggagaggccgttctcttgctcagactgtgggaagggattcaattcATCATCTaaactgaaagtacatcagcgagttcacactggggagaggccattcacctgctcagactgtgggaagggattcacacagttagctaacctacaagcacaccagtcagttcacactggagagtggtCGTTCAACTgcttagaatgtgggaaggggttcattcggtcatctcaactgaaggtacatcagtcagttcactctggagagaggccattcacctgctcaaactgtgggaagggattcactttgtcatctcaactgaaggtacatcagcgagttcacactggggagaggccgttcacctgctcagactgtgggaagggattcacacagttaacTGGCCtgcaagcacaccagtcagttcacactggcgagaggccgttcaactgctcagactgtggtaagggattcacacagttatctaGCCTGCAAGCACACCATTtagttcacactggcgagaggccattcacctgctcagtctgtgggaagggattcactctatcatcttgcctactgacacaccagtcagttcacactggagagtggccattcacctgctcagactgtgggaagggattcactcggtcatctcaactgaaggtacatcagcgagttcacactggggagaggccattcacctgcttggactgtgggaagggattcacttcgtcatctcaactgaaagtccatcagcgagttcacactggggagaggccgttcacttgctcaggctgtgggaagggattcactcagttagctacTCTACAAGCACACCatttagttcacactggggagaggccattcaactgctcagactgtgggaagggattcactcggtcatctcaattgaaggtacatcagcgagtacacactggggagaggccattcacctgctcagactgtgggaagggattcacacagttagctggcctacaagcacaccagtcagttcacactggggagaggccgttcacctgcatattctgtgggaagggattcactcaatcatctcaattgaaggtacatgAGCGAATTCACAcaggtgagaggccattcacctgctcagactgtgggaagggattcactcggtcatctcgcctactgacacaccagtcagttcacactggagagaggccgttaaCCTCCTGTTAATGTGGGAatgtattcactcagtcatctaaccttatgtaactctcactccggctagcagcttaatatagggggtgatagccccctaGCTCGGCCAAATGTGTGTGGATGCTGTGCcgcgtcccctgttacaaatcaatacCCCAAAATAACGAACAGTACATAAGATGTGAttcataattcttactttgactaaagggttagtaaagtaaaaaAAAGGGCCCACTCTCCCCATTTGTGGCTTCTCATCTCTCCACAACAAAAGCCCATGAAATTCTCTCattcagactcacaagaaagaacatttctgtcattggatagcCCAGCACTacaaaaccctgttatctctagttgtatcctaaacattgctgctgcagagaaaccactacctcagcagtgaaacattacagagaggtcattacattagcagtgaaaccttacagtgtgttacacttaCAACACACTACCGGattcacacaggggagaaagtttcaataagcttcatgctggatatttgtccatcaccatttGCTGAATGCTATTTTGAGAGTGATTGTAAGtgttgaactctgcaattattgctgctgctcaccacacccagttctgcaccctggtcactgggcctgggaggagtttcttctgctgcatattcacctttaatgggactagaTCTGTGACAAATGAATCAGTTCTATCTTAAGCACTGTCTCTgttacttagtgaatttataacacacctagtgtacagtagagagtcaactcaggctggctgaaccctgccagtgattctgttccacaacagatctttcaaatcctcccctgttgttcacctctcactctccctgggaTGAGGTCCAAATAGtcatcactctgtgggtgaatatgtttcccttgaatttcttgcagactgaagaagtcgagctgactgcagttctgtctgagatgttctttgcccctctaatctctgggctgaggaagaatgacattgggagTTAACCTCCTTAATCACGACTCATGTCCACATTATGGGTCACTTTCCCCACTTCTAAAATGTTGTTAGcgaacaccactgtcctctaaagactgaaagcagagtgGGAAGTCATCAATTGGATTTTCAATGAAgctgggtcagaaaccagagggagGTCTGCACAGAGCAGAATTTGGGGCCCTGGACGATGTTCGGGGTGAGAACGTTTGATGAGGAGAGGGGATTCAGCAACAGGGCATGTCAACGAATGACATTTGGAAGCAGATTGACAGAGAAAGTAATTAGGTtatctgactgatgacacaaacactACCTGTGGTGAGGTGTTCCACTGGCTGAGGAACATGTGTGTTAGGAATGGTTTTATCTATTGggggagttgttcctgcttgtttatcctgtaatattataaccAGATGGATTgacctatctgaaataatgtattgatgatCATATAATTTGCAAGATTTtggctctaaaactggatcaggcttgaatttatggtgTTTTCATGAGGTGATGGAGggcattcatgagtttgtattttaaagcaagattttggtgaaagatatttgccacttgattgtacctgcgtaagtaatcagattgagttaaactgctgcaggatcctagaatgtgttggactgtgtctggtttctcttggccttTTCTGCACTTACTGCTTCGTTTGTTTGTATTTCATGAAGTTTCGATTTGTTTTACTTTTGTTACCCACCTCGTCCTGTATTTCCGCAAGGaactcctctgtttctgggaagaagtctccaactctcagtcaggtgctcgatgcttccttgtcaccatctcgtctgctcagatcattgggatgtctcccatggagggtcatacacatttcactggttaatgttttcatccagagtgatgatttatttttctgagcCAGCTTGTCATTTAAGTTTTatggtctgtatttcttatcataattgcatatacacacatggagtcagttcagttcctccgccatatcCTTATCTCCATTTACAatttctccaacatcattttctttcagtcctatatctacctcACCTGtttttttactccttatatacttgaaaaagattttagtatcctttttgatattatttgctatctTTCTTTCATAGTTCTTCTTTTCTCTATTAATGACCTTACTTTTCTTtcgtaagtttttaaaaaaaacttcccaatcctctgtcttcacactaagttttgcttccttgtatgccctctgctttgcttttactttggctttgacttctcttgtcagccacggttacatACTTTATCCATTCGAAAACTTagttttctttggaatatatctgtcttgcactttcctcacttctcgcataaactccagccactgctgctctgccgtcctccctgctagtgtccctttccagtcaaccttggccagttcctctctcatgctactgtaatttcctttactccactgaaatactgacacatctgattttggcttctctttctcaaatttcacagtgtactcaatcatgttgtcatcactaagggttccttcacttccatctctctaattacctctgtttcatcacacaatacccaatccagtacagccgatcccctagtgggctcaacaacaagctgttctaaaaagccatctcatagacattctagaaattctctctcttgagatccagtgcagaactgattttcccaatccactcttccagtagcgatctgattttcccaatgattTTCCTTGCTTTTGACCCCCTGTCAAAAGTTCTGCTAATGTGAATAGATCAGCGAGTAAAAGacaacctgatttccaaaaggcataaagttagagatgacacatttctttaatatttaagcaagattacatttttatttcaatctattacagtttcaaaataacaaaaaaaggaaaagggccagaaGCAAATGTTTGGGCGCCCTACATTTTCAGtagcaccccctttggcaagtatcacagcttgcagACACTTTTTTTAGCCagccaagagtctttcaattcttgtttgggcaaATTTCTGGGTTCGGACATTAGTAGCAATGTACTAACTGTGGAAATTACAAACCACAATATTATTAGAATCACAGAGCCAAGCAGCAATGAAACAGGCCTATCAGCCCTTCTAGTCAATGCTGACCTGTTTTTGTTGTTACTGCCCATTTCCAGCTACCTGCATCagagcctccatacacctcccacccACGTCCTCACCCAAATCCCTCTTTAGTgtctaaatcaaacccacatcctccacttccactggcagctcattccacactctcaccaacctcttcACCAAAGTAaagaattccccttcagattccctgAAAATAATTCACTTTCACACGGAACTTATGTGAAATGTCAGGATGAGAGAGTggacggggcagagagggaagacagtaaAGGGAGGGGTGGTTGaatgtggagagggaaacagagcgGAGTGTTTATACTTAATATTTTTTGAGAAAAATTAATCGTTTTAACTTGCTGCAAACCTACTCTCCATATCCTGTATATTCTTAACCAGATTACTGATccagatgacaagtagcaatggttgatgttcaaagtaaattttattatcagagtacataactTTTATATAGTCAGATACCACATAAAACCATGAGATATCTTTTCCTACAAGAATACTTAGCAAATCTTTAGAATAGTAACATGAtcgatgaaagatcaagtagagcacaGAATTCAACCAACTATGCAAAtccaaatataattaaatatcaaTGAATAATGAGAGCAATGGGGTGTAACCCTGAGGAACCTCATTGGGCTCGggcctcgagtccaataaacagcctcccaccatcactctctgcttcctaccatcaagacaactgtgcatccagttaACCAGCTCTCCCTGGACCCCGTGTGATCTAACTTTCGACAGCAACTTACCATGCTGAACCGTATGAAAGAACTCACTGATGCCCATATCGGCCACGATCCTGGGACAGAGATGTCACCgatcagagggcatggatttaagcagaggatgaagtggttcagagggatctgaggaggagatttctcactcagagggtagctgaaatctggaactcactgcccgaggtggtggtggaggcaggtcccttcacaacatttacgaagaggatgagcattgaaactgcggagatacagtcggctgtgaaccaagtgctgataaatgggaccagtgtagacagtgagtggatggtcagaacaggtatggccgaccaaaggcctgtttctgtgctgtttgatccaccactccggacatgctcaattaacgatggtggcaccgcaaggcattgattgcaaaactccacacccctctccaacctaAAATAATCCATACTGAACCCCTTTGTCACCATTGGAAgtatctgtttctgtcaaggtAGCATTGAGATTGGTCACTTTTGCTGAAtaactggcaattgatgaagttcctgtgtcttccattaatgttgctgccttacagcaaaactaaccctctcacaGTGTCACAATCAGTGATTAAATCCCGCATCAAACACTGTGCTTTCAACCCTGCACTTGAACCATTTCACTGAGGTTCTGTAGACACAATCCCTGCTCTCTGCATatgtgatcacatctcccctgcttctgacatttcaaataccctcagaatggttttctgattcagtctgaaggttatggtacattcagctcatcgtcagacctgacaaaccatgtcttcccacagctggttccacctgttggtgtgtcctctttcctccacctccagggaagctgcatctccacacaagCTCCTCACTTGAGACGACTGTCTATACCCGTGACAAAGGAAATAACATCTCTGTcactctattccagctgctaccaccataaaagcataaaagccaggaccaacaggctctgggacagcttctttcaccaggccatcagactgatgaactgacGCTGACTTgaatgtactctatattacattgtctgttttaattattataaactcttataaattactatgattgcacgttgcacatttagatggagacatactcCTCATGAATgtatgaaataaagtcaattcaattcaattcctgatTCTGTGCCTGACCTGCTCGCCTCTGGGTATCCTCCGTCAACAAGCTTCTTCCTCAGTCACCTTCTGTGAGTTCacacaaacaaaaaataaataaataaaacgatCTATTAAACAGCTCCTGTACCCCTTTACCCCTGAACATGTTCTTCTGTTAAAACTCTGTCCTGAGCCCCTTCCtgattccctttccctttcagaCTCCCGATATGCCAGCATATCCGAATTCACTGTAAGGACATTTATACCTCACAGGAGGATGTAGAAACCCGTGTCCTCTGATGCACAGGTCACTGACACACCCTCCCCCTTCCCAATCTGCACTCGCAGCCCATGACGGAGACCGCTGTCCTGGACTCTGGGGCTCTGTAACACACAATCTTGTAACTCATAATCTTGTGAACAGCAAGCTTAGACAGTCATTAATATGAAGAGAGAATTGTTGTTTCCTGAAAGGACACGCGAGCTAAGCTGTCTGATCCAGTTCACCAGATCATCCCTTGTTTACAACTTAGTTTGTCTCGGTACCCTCCTCCCTGTATCACGGAATGTCCAATCATCCCATTTTCTCGCAACAGAACCCAACACGCTTACAACCCCACTCCCACGCTCCACTGATAACCTCTacccacacacacggacagatccCCTTCACCCCTTGGAGAACCACAAGGAATTGATCCCACAGCCCGGGCTCGGTCGCAAAGTTAAAACCGGGGCTGAGGAGTGCCTGGAGCCCACAGCCACCCGGCAGAGCTTGGGCCAGGccctttctcactgctaccggcccccgatttacacaaacccgacATCGGCCCCGGCTCACCGCCGCTCGGAGTTGCGAGGCTTAGTGTCGGCAGCGCGCCTGCGCGTCTCCCTCTGCTCAAGACACTGGCCGGGGGTCCCCACAGCGCCACCACTGGCCGGAGCCGGAGGGACAGTGCAGAGAGCTCGGCCGTTCGGCTGTTTCACGGGGACACGCCGAACTCTCCATCAACTCCATCCAGCTGGAATGTAATGACCAACAAATATAATTCCTGTCAGTGATTAGCCGTCTGAGTGATTCGATGACTTTTAGAGGAAGGGGTATCCATGGTCCACATTGTCAGGCTGttagtttaccaggagacaaagacgctgcctgaggaactcagtgggtcgggcagcatctgtggagggaaatggaccgtcaacatttcgggccgacaccctccctctggactgagagtggacgggaaatagtcagagaaaagaggagaggggtggggatggagcaagagctggggagtgagaggtggatccaggtgaggggggaggtggaaggtggaaatagtgacaaggGTGGGAAGTAAGTGGTTGGACCAACACggtgctgcagaagatggaaattaattccacagaggattaacaaagaggttagagagtatttgttataaagCGTGCAATGAAGATGCACCAGActaatccctggagtggtggggtcatcatatgaagaaagatcaaatgcgataactctttcatttagagaagcgaggactgagaggtgaacacactgaaatgcacaacatcattaccggttgaaccagagatcccagtctctgaaacatGGATGGACtttccgggactgagatgaggggaaatgtctccactctgaggatggtgaatgtttgtaaatcccctccacagagggtggtgaagactcagtgatcgtcctcacataaaacagagaaaagcagatgtgtggagaccgaggGGAATCGAGGAAAAGAGGATCGGGCAGAAGTTTGTGGCTAAGaagggagagcagccgccattttgttgatggttagaagggctgaatggcctcctgctgctgtttctcacttaatGATTCAGTGTTCCTGATCAGTGAggccggag harbors:
- the LOC132389670 gene encoding zinc finger protein 226-like translates to MVRGATSPVCHQRKSGTSAKVILHGERPFICSDCENGFSGSSQLNVHQRVHTEERPFTCSECGKGFTYSSQLKIHQRIHTGERPFTCSDCGKGFTQLAGLQAHQSVHTGERPFTCSDCGKGFTSSSQLKVHQRVHTGERPFNCSDCGKGFTQLANLQAHQSVHTGERPFSCSDCGKGFNSSSKLKVHQRVHTGERPFTCSDCGKGFTQLANLQAHQSVHTGEWSFNCLECGKGFIRSSQLKVHQSVHSGERPFTCSNCGKGFTLSSQLKVHQRVHTGERPFTCSDCGKGFTQLTGLQAHQSVHTGERPFNCSDCGKGFTQLSSLQAHHLVHTGERPFTCSVCGKGFTLSSCLLTHQSVHTGEWPFTCSDCGKGFTRSSQLKVHQRVHTGERPFTCLDCGKGFTSSSQLKVHQRVHTGERPFTCSGCGKGFTQLATLQAHHLVHTGERPFNCSDCGKGFTRSSQLKVHQRVHTGERPFTCSDCGKGFTQLAGLQAHQSVHTGERPFTCIFCGKGFTQSSQLKVHERIHTGERPFTCSDCGKGFTRSSRLLTHQSVHTGERPLTSC